CGCTTCGCCGCCTCCTCCAGCACGCCCGTCCGCTTGCAGAACGCGAACCGTACGAACGGCGCGCCCTCCTCGCGGTGGTCGTAGAAGACCGCGTTGGGGATCGCGACGACACCGGCGCGTTCCGGCAGGGCGCGGCAGAAGGCGAAGCCGTCCGTCTCGCCGAGGGGGCGGATGTCGGTGGTGACGAAGTAGGTCCCCGACGGGCTGAAGACCCGGAACCCGGCCTCCTCCAGGCCCGCCGCCAGCAGGTTCCGCTTGACCAGCATGTCGTCGCGGAAGGCCGTGAAGTACGACTCCGGCAGCGCCAGGGCCTCCGCCACCGCGTACTGGAACGGCCCCGACGCCACATACGTCAGGTACTGCTTCGCCGAGCGCACCGCCGTGACCAGCTCCGGCGCCGCCGTCACCCAGCCGACCTTCCAGCCGGTGAACGAGAACGTCTTGCCGGCCGACCCGATGGTGACCGTACGCTCGCGCATCCCCGGAAACGTCGCCGGCGGCACGTGCTCGGCGTCGTCGAAGACCAGGTGCTCGTACACCTCGTCCGTCACCACGAGCAGGTCCCGCTCCACCGCCAGCTCGGCGATGGCGGCCAGCTCCTCGCGGGTGAGGACCGTGCCGGTCGGGTTGTGCGGGGTGTTGATCAGCAGCAGGCGGGTGCGGTCGGTGACGGCGTCGCGCAGTTCGTCCAGGTCCAGGCGGAAGCTGCCCTCGTGCGGGCGGAGCGTGACCGGCACCCGGCGCCCGCCCGCCATCGCGATGCACGCCGCGTACGAGTCGTAGTACGGCTCCAAGGCGATCACCTCGTCGCCGGGCTCCACCAGGGCCAGCAGCGAGGCGGCGATGGCCTCGGTGGCCCCCGCGGTGACCAGGACCTCCGTGTCGGGGTCGCAGGACAGGCCGTAGCGCCGCTGCTGGTGGGCGGCGATCGCGGTGCGCAGCTCGGGGACGCCGGGGCCCGGCGGGTACTGGTTGCCCAGGCCGTCCCGCAGCGCCCGTACGGCGGCCTCCCTGACCTCCTCGGGGCCGTCGGTGTCGGGGAAGCCCTGTCCGAGGTTGATGGCGCCGGTGCTCAGGGCCAGGGCGGACATCTCGGCGAAGATCGTCGTCCCGAACTCGGCGAGCCGGCGGTTGAGGAGGGGGCGCGCGCTGGAGGTCATGCGGGTCATCCTCCGCCGAAGCTCTGGAGTTCCTCAACTCTGCTTTGGGTCGTGCGAGGGGCGGGCATCCCCTGTTCACGCAAGAGCGAGGCGCCCACGGGGGGCCGCTTCGGGGGAACGGAAGGAGGGTGACGCCATGGTCGTCGGCATCATCCTGGCGGTGATCGGAGTCGTCCTGGTCGGGGCGCTGGTGTCCAAGGCCCGCAGCGGCGGATCCGGACGGACGACCCGTCGCGGGGCGGGGGCGTCCACCGGATCGCGCCACGACAGCGGCGGCAGCTGGTGGGCCGGGGGCTCAGACTCCG
The genomic region above belongs to Streptomyces coeruleorubidus and contains:
- a CDS encoding pyridoxal phosphate-dependent aminotransferase, which gives rise to MTRMTSSARPLLNRRLAEFGTTIFAEMSALALSTGAINLGQGFPDTDGPEEVREAAVRALRDGLGNQYPPGPGVPELRTAIAAHQQRRYGLSCDPDTEVLVTAGATEAIAASLLALVEPGDEVIALEPYYDSYAACIAMAGGRRVPVTLRPHEGSFRLDLDELRDAVTDRTRLLLINTPHNPTGTVLTREELAAIAELAVERDLLVVTDEVYEHLVFDDAEHVPPATFPGMRERTVTIGSAGKTFSFTGWKVGWVTAAPELVTAVRSAKQYLTYVASGPFQYAVAEALALPESYFTAFRDDMLVKRNLLAAGLEEAGFRVFSPSGTYFVTTDIRPLGETDGFAFCRALPERAGVVAIPNAVFYDHREEGAPFVRFAFCKRTGVLEEAAKRLGAAF